The segment TGGGAGAGGGATTGTATAATCAGATCACCAACATCGCATCTCCATAACTGAAGAAACGGTATTTGTCTTTAATTGCTTTTTTGTAAGCTTCCATCGTAAGATCGTAACCGGCAAATGCACAGGTCATAATTAACAGACTTGTTTTTGGCAAGTGGAAGTTTGTAACCAGTGAATCGGCAATATTAAAATTATAAGGAGGGTGAATGAAAATATTCGTCCAGCCTTCGCTTGGTTTTAATAATTGCTGTGCAGTAAATGAAGTTTCCAATGCACGCATTGTAGTAGTGCCAATAGAACAAATACGATTCTTTCCTTCTTTTGCTTTGTTTACGATCTTACAAGAGAAATCATCGATCTTATAATACTCGGCATCCATTTTATGTTTGCTCAGGTCTTCCACTTCAATAGGACGGAAAGTTCCTAAACCTGTATGCAATGTTACTTCTGCAAAACGTACTCCTTGTATTTCCAAACGTTTGATCAACTCCTGGCTAAAGTGCATACCTGCAGTAGGAGCTGCAACAGCACCTTCGTGTTTTGCAAATACTGTTTGGTAACGCTCACGATCTTCATCATCAGGTTTACGCTTAATGTATTTTGGAAGTGGAGTTTCGCCCATTGCATACAACACTGTGCGGAACTCTTCATCTGTACCATCAAACAAGAAACGAATGGTACGACCACGTGAAGTGGTATTGTCAATTACTTCTGCAACCAGGTCTTCTGTATCGCCGAAATATAATTTGTTACCAACACGTATCTTTCTTGCGGGATCAACAATTACATCCCATAAACGGTTTTGCTTATTTAATTCACGAAGAAGAAATACTTCGATTTTAGCGCCTGTTTTTTCCTTACGACCATACATTCGGGCAGGAAATACTTTGGTGTTATTCACTACAAAAACATCCTTGTCGTCGAAATATTCCATGATATCACGGAACTGACGGTTTTCAATTTGGCCTGTTTTGCGGTGAACCACCATCAAACGGCTGTCTTCACGTTTTTTTGTAGGGTTTTGGGCAATG is part of the Lacibacter sediminis genome and harbors:
- the queA gene encoding tRNA preQ1(34) S-adenosylmethionine ribosyltransferase-isomerase QueA; its protein translation is MKLSQFTFDLPLNLIAQNPTKKREDSRLMVVHRKTGQIENRQFRDIMEYFDDKDVFVVNNTKVFPARMYGRKEKTGAKIEVFLLRELNKQNRLWDVIVDPARKIRVGNKLYFGDTEDLVAEVIDNTTSRGRTIRFLFDGTDEEFRTVLYAMGETPLPKYIKRKPDDEDRERYQTVFAKHEGAVAAPTAGMHFSQELIKRLEIQGVRFAEVTLHTGLGTFRPIEVEDLSKHKMDAEYYKIDDFSCKIVNKAKEGKNRICSIGTTTMRALETSFTAQQLLKPSEGWTNIFIHPPYNFNIADSLVTNFHLPKTSLLIMTCAFAGYDLTMEAYKKAIKDKYRFFSYGDAMLVI